gacacccatatttGGCACTTAAGTAAAAAGTCTGTTTTTATGTGTAATTACTAGATTTAACAATGCCTAACAGATTTACTTAGactacacatatttgagaatcgagaTATGTCCTAATATAGTTAACATGTttggaaatatttcaaataaagaggaaaaaatcGTTATGCCAATATCAGATATTTAGTGCTATcatggctgctgtgtgtcatgCCAAGTTCATAGAAATTTCAGTTCAGTTAGAACCAAATATTTGTATTGATgattgtaatttgattattttatatgattgttgttgtgttttgaaaatgtttgaaattttacGAGCCCTTTTTACCTATGATGAGTTTTCAGCTGAGCGGGCATTTCTCTCATTGGATGCATCAGAATCACATTTGCATAGGCCTTACTACTGGAATTCGTATTTGTTTGACAGCAAATTTCTAATAGTAAATGGaatgataaaataacattattaaccagTTAATggcaatttcaaattttcgattctgttcggaactatcGTTCCcggttttcgttccttgaactggTTCAGAGCTCTATACAGACACCTATTGTCTGATCACAATGAAACAtagcatgcttgtttagaatcatGTGTGGCATGAGCTCACCTAGTTTTGTGAAGTCTTGAGATTTTGTTTAGGTTTATAAGCTTTTAGCTATACTTGTACTAATTTTGCTGGCTTaaccctttattttttattgtttgattcatatgtaaataaaaatctaCTAATTACAATTTAGTTTGTCCTTTATGAAAAAAATGGGGTCTAGAAACTAAAATCATTGTCTTTAATTTTTAACTGATAGTTTTGTATAGTTCTGTCAGTAATTTGTtcattaatttgatattatttttcgCTCTCACTCTCTGTGCTATACGTGACAGAGTATAAGagttatactaaaatatattgacATCTTTTTTGCACCAtatagaataaaagaaaaaattctgtGTCAGACTGGGTTCTGTTAGCTGATATATACCGGGATTTTACTGTTAAACCCatgtataataaaatacacacacagtcgTGGACAAGGTTATATTAACACAAAGAGGacaatttctattttttgtttgttacatgCAAGTGAAATCCCTAGAGATAGATTGACTTTCTAATGGCTAAAGACATGCCATTATATATTCCATTAcgagatctctctctctcaagttcaACTTGCTTTATTGACATGACATTTGCATTatagtattgccaaagcattttaagtatatgtaaaatacagtatataattacaCCACCAAAGTAATAAAGGAGTAATGAATGAGAAGGGGAAAAAACTGCAGACAGTATATctaatattaattataacaattacaattatatacaatgaagaatatgtaaaataaagcaaCTAAATATAATCAATTAACCATTTTAAGTGGTGTGTATTGTTTATACATATTTTGCAGCTAGTTTGGCTGCCAAGTCATCCTCTCCAGGTATATAGTACAGTTGCTGTAAGTCATTAAGAGTAAGGAATGAACAATACAATGCAGCAAATTGAGGACAAAATATTTCTCTTGTAATGGTGTTCCTGGGACAGACAAGAAGAAAGTCTTTCTCACCCTTTATTTGATTTAAGTCATAGTGTTCACATAATCGCTGTTCTCTAAAAAtccagatttttttatgttttcctttcTCTATTTCTAAGTTGTGGTCACAAGTGTTGGTATTTTGAAAGAATTTGCCtttcttttaattgtttgattGATAAGGACCTTGCCAATTTTGTGGTTCTGTTTACCGTTCACACGCACACAGGTTCTAGTTTAGATCGAGATTTCTTTGTTGGTGGCCTAATTCTACATGAACCATTTCTATTGGATCTGTGTGCTgatgaaaacacaagcatgaaCCAGAAGTGACTCGCATGTTTCTACAGTGAGGGATAGAAAGAACAATGGCAGAATGTCTGGATGTGTTAAAAGCTCAAAGAAGGGAAAGCTACAAGGTAAAGttacaaatttactaaaaatgtcaAGAAATGGCAAAGTTGTGGTCACAATGACCTTCTTCTTCAGCAcctatttcaaattttatttatttttgcaatattaagtACACCTTTTCTGTAAATCCAACTTGCATTTGGACCCCCCCCACCTTCTCAAGggctgtcttttttttctttttctaattaaaaacctaatacattttttttccactaaaataaGACGTGAAAATTAGATGAAATCTTGCCTTTAAAACATAGTGAAatagaaataaagtaaaacaacaaaaaaaatttatcatacatatttaccaaccaaacatatttttttgcacTTAGAGCATTAAAGGTTTATATTTATGTGGTTTTGCAACATTGAGCTTTCTAGCCaatcacagatatatatatatatacatctacatacatatacaaagcacattatattaaaagtacttatgtaaataatacatatataagttatatatttgttttattaagtagTACATTCACATCTCAGCTTGAATCTTTAATAAATGTTCAGTAAGTCGACTGAAGTGCTTAGAGaataatcattaaaacaaaacaatgaaaaaaataaaataaaataacataaatagaattttaaacatacacaaataaatacaaactactcaaaaaaagtaaaattcaggtgagaattaaaacaaaaacaaaaataaatattaaaaactgaccCCTACACTGAAAATAGAAACCAGATTTTCTTGTACAGAActacctcctggacagcaaccaatctggcttcaaaagcggcctttctgatagatccttcagggtgtctagAGGGGTTTTTTTAAGTCACAACAAACTTGCACTGAAttggctcagtacttggaccacttctcttctccatctacatcacaatctgtcattcagaaagcctggcttttcctatcactgcacGCTGATGACAACTCAACttattccaaccagatgacccgaacCTTactgctcgcatttcagcctgtctgagtgacatttctagctggatgaatgaccatcaccttcagctcaaccttactaagactgaacttgtaaaacccatcgtttcatcacaacttctctatacagctgggttctcAACCATAATTCCTTCCAGGAAAGGGCACCTAGGAGTTgggatggatcatcagttaagctttaATCATCAGACAACATTGCTACAACGACCCTCGtgcctgcagatttgccttatacaacatcaaaagattagacccttcctgtcagagcaagccaaaCTTCTTGTCCAAATCTTGTTCTcatccagactggactattgtaatgctctcctggtgggccttcctgcatgtactatcaagcctctgcactgatccagaagcagcagcgagggttgtcttcaatgagccaaaaacactCATGTtttcctctcctcatcaggttacactggctaccagtagccgtcGCAATCAATTCAAGGTACATGCTTTCTACAcatgaccactggcacggcaaaacgtacctaagctcattagttcaatcttatgcgccctccagacgtttttgctctgcaagtgaatgacacCTTGGTTGCCATCCCAATTGTTTCAAAATCGCTCTCACcgttttcctggactgcgcccagctggtggaatgacaaAATCTCAATTtgaaacagctgagtctttacctcattttcaaaaaacatctaaagactcattttTTCGCCAACTTAACCAACTAATaacttacctttttctttctagtctatcatattctttaaacaaaaaaaaaaaaaaaaaaatgactacgTGTTCTGTAAACctactgagacttgtcatggcacttgtcttaccgttgttgttctcttgttgatctgattgcttcccatgttctcatttgtaagtcgctttggataaaactgtctgctaaacaattaactcaaaaataaatattaaataaaaaaatacaacaaagaaatcaaaagaatttcacaaacacaaatacagaaattaaaaaaaaaaataataatctattttaaaattaaaaaaaaaaataaaaacctatacATCAATTATCATTTTctagtaaaatgtaataatctttgttttatttaacttcaaaaatatattttttacagtgtaaatgtaaaaaatgcacaTGACTGTTTATGTACTTATTATTAAGATTAATTTACTGAAGAAGCAAAACGACTTAAGATAAATACTTGTTTTCTgacaaatggtttaaaaataagtaaatttacattcaaaacaagaaaaatatttgcCATTGAGGtcagaaaaatacatttgattcaCTGGGaaaattgttcttgttttaaacaaatttgcaacatttttcagaaaacattagtatttttaatgtttaaatatttgaactAGAAAACGAGACAAAAATCTGAAGAAGAAATTAGTTTTAAACCTACTTCACTGGGGAAATTCTTCTTATTTTGACCCCTTATGCtctggaggttttttttttttttgttggtattttCACCTAAATTTGACCTACCCTAATTCAGAAGTTTACCCTATACACATACatgggggaaataaaaaaaagggtgtcattatataaaaaaccctttgaactacaaaatacacaaactatattgtaattattcatagaaatgattttaattctttaaataatacaatacaaaaaaaaaaacacattgtcttTATGTTCTattcacatttcatatttttttaattctaaaattcaGTTTCTATTAGCTAGGTTTATCTCTGCAACTTACCTTGTTTCATTCCACTAGGTGCCAAAATgtgccaggaaaaaaaaaaatccaataacagCTTCTAAACAGGAGTTATTGAATTATTACAGAAGGGAGTAAAATTGATTTTTTGACTGAAATgtgtttcattttcatgtttgacTTAGTAGTAATATACAATATGGCATAAATAtcaaattttgttttatacaatCAGTTTTTTCTTTCAGGAGGCACAAgactataaattataaaatccTGAAACGCATCCTGTACTGTACTTTACTGTCAATACATGGTTTATCAGATTGTTAGCTGTGCTTTTACGAAATGATAAAGTAATGGTAATATCAATAGCGGAGCACAAGCGCTCATATGCACTCACTAAACGCGCGTCCTCTCTTCTCCATGGCACTGCTGAACGTTCTTTATCAACTTTAGCTTTTCACTCAGAACTTGctacaaatacaaagaaaaagcgTATAGGTTTTCTTTAAAACCTATACCccaatttttgtattattttttttttaaatttaaaaaaaaaaaacataaaaaaaaaaaaaaaaattttttttgtgtgtaaatgtaaaaaaaaagcacataatgacacataaatatttctatttaagtatttttctcttgttttcaggtaaaaatatttaaagattcttaaatcaagatacgttTACTgaagaagcaaaatgacttaaaatacaaagtcttgttttctgacaaaacaagcaaatttatatttaaaacaagaaaattcctccagttttaaacaaatttgtaaaaaaattatgtttatgtatttgttttaaatgtttaaatatttgaactGGGAAAcgacaaaaatacagaagaagaaAGTAATTTTTGCACTGATTCACAAAAAGCAATCCGATTTGCATCTTCTTTGTGAATGATCTTCATGCAGGTTTGAGGTAGTTATAAAGTGCCTTTAGACCTCCCTGCAGAACCTCTTTAATGGGCTTGACCAGTGGGTTGTGGACAATATGCAGGCCTTTATCCAGCGGATGGCAGGCGAGCTTCTCCAGCCTGTGGAGCTTGTAGATCTCATCTGGAATGCTCTGCAGCCGGTTGAAGTCCACGTTGAGCAGCTCCAGCCCCGTCAGGCAGCACAGCGTCCTGGGAAGAGCGTGCAGTGAGTTCTGTTCCACAATCAGGATCTTCAGCTTCACCAGCTCCTGGATCTTATCAGCCAGGTTCTCCAAACGGTTGTTGGCTAGATGCAGGAAGATCAGGCTTTTCATGCTGTAGACGCAGGCCGGAATGTGTCGGATGTGGTTGTGGCTGAGGTTGAGCTTGGTGAGCCGGCGCAGCTCCAACAGGCTGTTGGGAAGTGTGATGATTTGGTTGTTGGCCAAACTTAGGACCTCCAGGTTGGAGCAGCATCCCAGTTCCTCAGGAACATCACTCAGCCGGTTCCTGTGGGCGAAGAGTACTCGCAGCTTCCTGAGCCGCCCGATCTCCGGCGGGAGGCTGAGCAGCTCGTTCCCCCACACGTTAAGTATCACCAGGTTCTCCAGGTTCTCCAAGTTGGATGGGAGAACAGAGAGGGCGTTCAAAGAGAGGTTGAGCTTCTGGAGCTCCTGGAGCTCCCACAATTCATCTGGCATCTCCTCCAGACCTCGCATGGCCAGGCTGAGTGTGCTGTAGCCTAGATGCCTGGTCGCATGTTTACGGATTCGATCAACCGACGATAAATTCTCAACACAGCTGGCTTTTCGTCGGATCTGTCTCTTGGAGTCATCGGAGTTGGGTTTGCGTCCGGTGGTTCTTGGTGCGACGTCACTGCTTGCGTGCTGCTTTGAGATGTTCTGTCTCAAGAGAAACATATTTAGATTCTTAACGTTTCATTCCATCAATGGGTTTGTCCATTTAGCTGCGGTTTTGAGCTCTGAATCGTCCTGCAGTCTGGTTTAGGATGAGATACAGACGTGAAAACGCTCAGAGTGACGTTTGCACAAACAGCTGTCATTGTCACTACAGCTAAACCAAAGCCGTTAATGCAGATAAGTAATGGAATCACTGCAAAGTCATTAAACCCTTTTCTACACACGCTCTCACATGTATTTATATACGCAGACATGCATGCCAGTGGTATTACTGTCAgctgaaactataaaaaaatgttcattacttgaaaaaaaatgaaacaaactaaaactataacaaaaacatTCGTGATATacgtgaaataaaaaatatttaaaaagtacatgtttttttagcaagttgccaaggcaacatttcttaagTTATTGAATAAACTGAAGTACCAAaagaattaaaactaaataaaaaataaattaaaataaatactctatagacatatttaaaaaatgaaaactaatacaaaaaatgacaaaaagacagaaaaaacgctaaaactttaaaacattatttaaaatataattcaaaatattaacaaaaactgtaacaatatataaaaataacaaaacagaaacctgaactgaactgaactaaaacttatacatacaaattaatgctactatacatttaaataaattatatctatatattcaatatgtacttaaataaaagctaaaattaaactaacattttcattactttaaataaaatctaaaacaaactaaaactataataaaaagttatacatatataaaatcaggtaactatatatatatatatatcaggtaatatatatatatatatatatatatatatatataaaatcaggtatatatatatatatatatatatatatatatatatatatattatatattatatatataattataaaaccttatataaaaaaaattctacaagttaccaaggcaacatttttaaactaacattttcattacttgaaataaaatctaaaacaaactaaaactataataaaaaagttacctgattataaataaaaccttacataattttaccaaggcaacatttctcatttccattaagtaaattgaagtactaaaataattcaaaccaataatatatatatatatgtgtgtgtgtgtgtgtgtgtgagtgaatactaatacacaaaattacatagcgtgtgtgtgtgagtgaatgtgtgtgtgtgtgtgtgtatttgtgtgtataaaaggaaatatatttaaaaagaaaaactaatacacaaaattacataaatgtaaattaattaaattaaaaatttaaataaaatctaattcaaaatattaacaaaaactgtataccagtgataaaaacaaaaaaaacctgcagaaatCAGAACTGAATTCAaactaatacataaaaatactactctatatacatttaaataaaatctaaaaaactaataaaaatgacaaaacaacaaaattagtaCAAATTTAACTAAAGTTTAAGTGagaagagaaaatataaaaatgacatataaaatattaagagaaACTATAATACTATCTCAGTGATGCTGAAATAACATTGGCATGCTGAACTCGAGTTGACGCTCATATATACCGTATGGCTATATATATCAATGTGCAGCTGCGCTCATGACTGAAAGTACAGTTAAGCCAACTGCTCATCATATTTTCCATTATTATCTCACGGGTGAGACTGTACAAAGAGATGTCtaaatttataaagcacaataataCGCAAAGATTTTTGAAGtactttttacaagaaaattgtatttcagtctttccacttcaaaatttaactcaatgtgttacttgccatttctttgaaatttactaacaatttgagttaaaaacattttagagtaAATCCTACTCAGTATGAAGAATCTGTTTTCTAAAATAGGtttcaaaattatgtttattctttaaaaaagaaaataaagaaaatctgccTATAAACtttaattcaaaaggaaaaataagATTATTCTTACCTCATTGGCAAATATTTTCCTTGTtcagatttgctttatttaaaaaagaattcagaaaacaaggcttaaacaaatataatttatttctccagcaaatgtatcttgatttaagaatgtttaaatatttttactgaaaaacaatacaatgagcaaaactatttttaatttattattattattattattattattattattattattgcagtttgAAGTAGtgttgacaaaaaaaagatatgttgTATTATTGCAATGGatatttcatatgaaataataataattaacaataaagacACATTAATGGGTTTTTGCaagttcatattttgaatttaaaactgtactttttaTCTTAAATGTTGAGTTactccaaaataaatgttggagtaaataaatacttattgatcttaaaatatgtcagtggcCTTATTTTGTCAAAAGATGCACACCAGggatgttttttctaaggcatgtttttaaaacttacttaaatgtcctaattgaactacaGCCTAATACAGCCCCTCATATTTTCCTGATGTATTTTACCCTTAACTGTGTTAAACCTGgggtcacgtggatgggaatatgcaaggaaatgatatgcagatgacaTTATGCATGTTAAAACTAGGCGTTGCACCAAGATTAGAAGAGTTCCCACTTAAAAGCACACAGTCCCCTTGCAGAGGCAGCATTAGCATTGAGAATGGTTTCAACAGCCACAGTCGAGAGACCAGACTGTAGAAGTGGGTCCCCCTCAGAGGCCAAC
This genomic stretch from Cyprinus carpio isolate SPL01 unplaced genomic scaffold, ASM1834038v1 S000006585, whole genome shotgun sequence harbors:
- the LOC122144078 gene encoding leucine-rich repeat-containing protein 30, encoding MFLLRQNISKQHASSDVAPRTTGRKPNSDDSKRQIRRKASCVENLSSVDRIRKHATRHLGYSTLSLAMRGLEEMPDELWELQELQKLNLSLNALSVLPSNLENLENLVILNVWGNELLSLPPEIGRLRKLRVLFAHRNRLSDVPEELGCCSNLEVLSLANNQIITLPNSLLELRRLTKLNLSHNHIRHIPACVYSMKSLIFLHLANNRLENLADKIQELVKLKILIVEQNSLHALPRTLCCLTGLELLNVDFNRLQSIPDEIYKLHRLEKLACHPLDKGLHIVHNPLVKPIKEVLQGGLKALYNYLKPA